A segment of the Cotesia glomerata isolate CgM1 linkage group LG2, MPM_Cglom_v2.3, whole genome shotgun sequence genome:
aatgtGAATGTTatgtaaacaaattttttaatttttaagtattcataacaaattgaatttatttattatttattattatatttattgttgtaGATTTATTGAGTTGCAGAAAATATAAGGACTTTAAAATGGATCAAGAAACAGTATATGGAACCCATGAGGATAATCATGTGGTGATGTCTGAAAAAGTTCAGTCATTAGCTGGAAGTATTTATCAAGAATTTGAAAGGATGATAGCTCGATATGATGAAGATGTTGTAAAAGAGTTGATGCCATTACTAGTCAATGTATTAGAGTGTTTAGATATAGCGTATACTGAAAATCAAGAGCATGAAGTTGAATTGGAATTATTGAGAGAAGACAATGAACAATTAGTCACTCAGTATGAACGAGAAAAACAGCTACGGAAAGCATCGGATcaggtatttttttatatttattttattgatattaatccTCAGTAGTCGACCATGCCATGTGGGGTCATCATATtccaatcaaatttttaacttcccgccaagaaaattgaaaattttcaaaagttaggaagttattggtttcaccccgtttttcgaaaatcgagttttcaacagatgttgacgttttggggtcctaggaagcttccccgaatgtttccgcgatgttgtccgtatgtgtgtgtgtgtgtgtgtgtgtgtgtgtgtgtgtgtgtgtgtgtgtgtgtgtgtgtgtgtgtgtgtgtgtgtgtgtgtgtgtgtgggttgtgtgtgtggccgtatgtaaacctctcataacttttgaacggctcgaccgatttcatcgcggttggtgccattcgaaagggcttgactaaagttagattttgaatacaatttagaccgattcgaaccggtagactttgagaaattaaaaaaaaaaaaaacttttttcaaatgtcgtttttttgaaataactttgaaacgactttactgatcaattccaaaaactagtcagctcttaacatcaaaaaaccacgtcgatcgccgctagtccggtcaaaatcggttgattcgttcgtgagttatcgttgtcgaaaaaaaaactaaaaaaaatgttttttcggaattacatCGAAATTCCTACTTCGATCGAttaaaacttgaagattctttacGAGGCCTGAAAAACTGCGCCGAATTCCACCAACTTTGTGAAAattggttcattcattcaaaagttattgcggtttgaaaatttaagaaatagtgttttattaaactttaaccagatttttgagctcggagagctcaaaatgacacgaaaattatatttttgagctcgaagagcttaaaaacgtagtaagtgcaattttgagcgcttaagtatgaaattagcgggaagttacagggatggcctttaggttcaaccgtttttctaatttttttgtgtatagtgataatacttttttatttggcagaattttataattcgTGTGATGTTTCAAttaacaagtaaaaaaattttttttcactggtATTAGACACACTGTTTAATTGTTACCTGTTTAATAGTTACTGTATAATTGATaccttaaaataataaaaaaaaaatataactggagtttaatattaaaaatttttgtcaattagAAACTGTTGGAGCTCGAAGATGTTGCTGAAGATGAACGAAAGGAGTTGCTATCGAAGATTGATAGTTTGGAATCAATACTAAAAATGTTGGAGCTCAAGACTAAAAATTCACATGATCATGGTACAATTGCAAATACCACTTCGTGTTACTGCCCCCACAGAGCACAATGCCACAGTAGagtcgattatttttttattatttttttgtagctGATGATCATCTATCCtgtatcatttttaattgttgatgATTTTTATCCAAATTTCCTGCACCTTGctactgatattttttttatttttaaattttttgaattgcaACCTGTGGTACTTGTGTTTACTTCAATAACGTTTACATGATTAATAGAATATTGACATAACACTTTTGAAATGCcacacctttttttttatattatattaaatttatatgctgattgtgtaaattttttgcatCATTATTATGAATGAAACTATCATAAAATAGCTTGAATTCCTCATTTGAGAATATTTATGTgctaaaaaagttttatacatttaattttaattgttattgtttttagtTGTTCGCTTGGAAGAAAAAGAAGCTGAATTAAAACGTGAATATTCACGTTTACATGATCGATATACGGAACTATTCAAAACCCACGTCGATTATATGGAACGAACAAAAATGTTAGTCGGTAGCTCGGAAAGACTCgaaaattcaacaaataatCGTGGTCCAAATAGATTACCTGGGCTTAATTTAGCTAATATGTCACGAAGCTCTGGACCTTTAAGTTATGGATTTCAGAGTTTAGAAGGTAGTATGAATGCTGAAGATATACAGGAAGAAAGTCCCACACAAGGTACTAGTTTAAAATCTGAAATGCAAGACAGTAGTAGTGAGGCGGTCATCGAAACTTCAGATAAAAGTCAACTGACGGACAATCCAACTCAAGATAATCAAGTACCGAGTTTATCACGACGTAAGTTTGTAACcaagtataataatttaatcgttgaaaaaattcaattaataataaatttttcaaccaGCATACATTGACGAAAGTCCAGAAACTGATGTTCCACCTCCTGCAATAACAACTCCAACAACCCCAATTATAGATAAGCAAGTAAGTACTCCTAGTGGACGAAGTCGAACTGAACGAGAGCAACGTAGTGGTAATACGCTGTATCAAGAGCTCAGTTTCCAAGATGCTGACGCTTTAGGAGAAATGGACGAAGGTGCAGACATTACTGGTGAGTAATTTTTCGTCCGCGTTATTAACGTTATCATTTATATAACTAACTTATTATGACAATTGCCGGATTTACAGGCAGTTGGGTTCATCCAGGGGAATATGCATCATCGGGTATGttgtaaattgaataaataaaatcattccaAATAActaatttcattataattttatcataatataaatgataaaatgtgaatattgaaatacataatgttttttattaaataataagcttactaataatttttgattttttttatgtcgGTCTACTCATGTTTGATTAATAATGCATGCAACGAATAACAACAGTTAATGATAACTTTTTTggtaagattttattttttatattcaaaagtgatataaatagtaataaaaaaaataattatatttttacttgatacaaaaaaatttattgtttatgatttatgaattcataaaataattatttctttccAACAGGAATgggaaaagaagttgaaaatcttattatggaaaataatgAACTCTTAGCGACAAAGTGAGtactttttgtttttactaaaaatataaattcttaggtattattacataatttttttctttaaggaATGCTTTGAATATTGTAAAAGACGATTTGATAGTCAAAGTAGACGAATTGACaaggtaaaataaaatacttaacaatgaattaaaatgaagttttaaaggccgttaaacaaaaattatttgtaatactTCTAGTGAACAAGAAATTTTACGTGACGAAATAAGAGTTCATCAACAAGCTCGTGAACGACTACGCCAAAAAATAGCGACATTGGAAGAAGAATTGAAGAAAGTTAAAGAGGAAGCTGAAGCTGCTGCAAAAGCGACCAAAAGTGACGATGAAGAAGACGTACCATTAGCACAAAGGAAAAGATTCACCCGAGTTGAGATGGCGAGAGTACTTATGGAAAGAAATCAATATAAAGAACGATTTATGGAGCTTCAGGAAGCTGTTAGATGGACTGAAATGATTCGAGCTAGCAAAACAGACCCAGCTAGTATTTCTGGTGGAAAACAATCTGTTTGGAAGTTGTAAGTATTAAACataacttaatattaatatatttaaaaataataaattacataaataaattttttgaacttttagtTTTAGTAATCTCTTTACCGGACCAGCTGATCGGGGGTCTTTACATCGAAATCCTCATGCATTGCCTCATATTCGATATAGCGCTCCAACTAATCAAGTTGTACCAGCTCCACCATTAGATGCAATGCGTAGACGTACACTAAAAAATCGTCATGAGATTTTTGACCAAGGAGATACAATGTGAGaatcaaaattaagttagaagcactcaaaattttaaatagttgtaaatagtttttttcaaaCTCCGAACTGtatacattttaattatattttcttgttCTATTTATACTATAGATATATCTTTATCTTCACTCAAATTTTCTAATCttgacatttaattaaaaaaaaaaaattagatttaatcAGGTGTGAATACCATCTTTGATCTTTATAACTGAattagattaatatttttaatcaagacctgaaaacaataaatattactcATTATATCTATTTTCATATCAATCATTGGTATTTTTGATTTCTATTcttcatttatttcataataattatttcatcacATCTCCAAGCAACATTCtcacttaaaatattttcagccatatctattttttatgtgatttttaatggaattacgtactagtcaaaaattttttaaatgtaaaaaaaatattctgtaaTCAATGAACGGTtctacttttatattatttcaactaaggtaaaagccccaatatatgatcatgtaccagtatatgatcactccatgtatttgtatacctatatttgtgaatatagatatataaatacatggagtgatcatatactggtacatgatcatatattggggcttttaccttatctaATCTTTattggaataaaataaattttcttttccaTCGCATGTTcgctttctattttttttacaatttttactgctatcaatttttgtttaatatttcgCTTTTTTTGTGTGACTATGAAACCTTATTCACCCAGTAGACATTTCAGCTCATCAGAAAAACGAGTGGCCAGACTTGCAAACGAAAGGAAAGAACAATATCGACAAGTTAGGGCACACGTGAGAAAAGAAGATGGCCGATTGCAAGCTTATGGATGGAGTTTGCCTGGAAAACCTAGTGCACCTGCTAGACAGCCAGTTCCAGTTCCTGTTTATTGTCGTCCACTTCAAGAAACTGAACCGGGAATGAAGGTACAGTGTCAATCCGTATTATTGAAAAGTCGGTAAAAAATGTTCTTCTAATTCTATAGATTCGAAAACATCATGTGAAAAGATAGTCgttaattcaaagtttgaaaaatatagTATCGCGTTTTTtgatttagttaaaaaaaaaaaaaaaaataataaacatgtAAACACTTTAAGTTAATttgttacattattttttcattgttcATAGTATATCAAAAAGTGTGTTTGAAATCtcagtattattttaatcaatttattcaagaatttaatatataattgagGCCTATAAAGGAACCATACAGATAATACGctcttttatataattttgggGTCTACCCTATTTTTggcaataaaatatcaaaaaataaatatcttttagcattttttttttcttaatcattCTATTTTACGCCACATTTGTGATACCAATCattaatataatcaaaaatgaatttttgagttaatttttaacagaagttaataattgtatatcctctgaatttaaaaatatagttcATTAATTGCAaggattcaaaaaatttatgataatcataaataatttttcttttcaatagCTGactaatcataaaaattgttagttgtaaataaattataagctTATACATTTCTTTATaacgtatttattattttattttttagtaaaaaatactgtattttaatatattttagatatggTGTGGGGCTGGAGTTAACTTAAGTGGTGGCAAAACCCGTGATGGTGGATTAGCTGTCGGTGGAAGTGTTTTTTATGCTGACGAAGCTAAAGAAACATCAGTAGTAAAAGGAGAGGTTGAGGATGCTGTTGAACATCTGGACAAAGAACTACAGGAATCTGAACAACGTCGCTTGGAAGCTGAACACCAAGATCAACAATTAAGTTCTCTTGTATGGATCTGCACTTCAACTCAAAAAATGTCCAAAGTATCTGTGATAGATGCTAATAATCCAGCAGATATTTTACAAGTGTTTAATGTTTGTCAGAGTCATTTGCTCTGCATTGCAAGTGTACCTGGTGCCAAACAAAGCGATTATATTCATAATACAGATGACTGTTCACCTCGAACAATGAATGGAATGGGTGAAATAGATCTTGGTAATCTTAAAAATGCCAATCATAAcagtgataatttaattattggagAAGCTACAACGAATAGTGACACTAAAAACTGTCAGAAAACAGAAGACTTTATTGATCGCAGCCAAGCAACCTCTGAAGGACCTAGTTCTTTGGAAGAAAAACCGAGCGAtgattctgaaaaaattactgacATTGATCATAGTTTAAATACTGAACCTCAAAGTTTAGAAGCAACTGATGGTGAATCAGTACTTATAGGTAAAATACACTTTGTTCAAAGTAGTATTGACAATCCgtcaattaaaaaagaaatagatTCAAATGTGCCGAAAGCCAACGTTGATAGTGATAcaactattgaaaaaatgtcaTCAATCCAACCTACTATGTGGTTAGGAGCTCAAAACGGAGCTATTTATGTTCACTCAGCAGTTACTCAATGGTCTGTCTGTTTGCATACAGTAATGCTCAAGGATGCAGTGTTGGGaatagtgtaaatatttttttttttattcatatttctgtttatgtatttaagtttcatagaacttaagtaataatatttatttgcaGTCACATACAAGGTAGAGTGCTAGTAGCTCTTGCTGATGGAACAGTGGTAATATTTCGACGAGGATCTGATGGGCAATGGGATTTATCCAAATATCATGTTATAACTTTAGGAAGTCCACAACATGCAATTAGATGCATGACATCTGTATCAGGAAAAACAGTTTGGTGTggatatagaaataaaattcatgTAATTGATCCAGTCCTCATGACTCTCGaggtaaattaattatagtattatcaatcactgtaattcaatattaaatacttcacaaaatgttaaattaatgatgttgtttgttatattaaattattaaaaatataagagtGAAAATTAGGAATCTGTTTTTAGTGTACCGTTGACGCACACCCAAGACGAGAATCACAAGTCCGACAATTAGCTTGGCTTGGTGAAGGTGTCTGGGTTAGCATAAGATTAGACTCTACATTAAGATTATATCATGCTCATACGTATCAACATCTTCAAGACGTAGACATTGAACCGTATGTCAGTAAAATGCTTGGTACTGGAAAACTTGGTTTTTCTTTTGTTAGAATCACCGCATTGCTTATTTCCTCTAACCGACTGTGGATTGGAACGGGCAATGGTGTAATCATATCTGTACCATTATCTGAAAGTAAGTTGCTATgcgaaaattttatcttaattaacgatcataaaaattataacacaatgagagaattatttaaatataataaggTGCTGGAGGATCTTTAGCAGTATCTAGAGTACAAAGTGTGGGAAGTAAAAGTGATGCGCCTGGAGTTGGAGTAAGGGTATTCGCGTCAGAGCATGGGGTAACACCAGGAAGTTTTGTACCATATTGCAGTATGGCACATGCTCAACTCAGCTTCCATGGACATCGAGACGCGGTCAAAATGTTTGTTGCTGTCCCTGGTAATACATAGTTACCACAATTTGATATTCATAAACATTTTAAACTTAGTTTTagacttttctcatatatttacagtaattattttgtgatcaacaaaaaaaaataattttttttttttttttctactatttAACTATCAGGGCACGGAGGTCAAAGTGCTGTTTCAGATGGTTCTCAACCAGCAATGTTAGTTTTATCAGGTGGTGAAGGCTACATTGATTTTCGTGTTGGTAAgtcacaaaaatataatatacttTCTATAGTCTAGTCGAGAAGTTGATTTCTTGCAAAAAATAGAACTCCTCCTAAAATTATGGTCGATGGCTTAAACGATCCGGAATCGCATCTAGAAAAAGacgttttttggattttttctggagaagaaaattacaattgttattaacaaaaaactgttaaaaaaattagccgtCCAGCTTTTTGGCAAAATCTCAAAAAGTATAAGTGATagctcaaatattaaaaaagattctgAAAGAGCAGAAAGTTTTAGTAAAAAAGTTATCGACTCCCGAAATTGTAGCTtcaatgtttataattttaattaagcgTTGAAAATCGGCTTTCGCGCGGCAGTTTCGGCATGCGCGCGCCGCCACTCTAGTGAGCgtagtttataaataatttttttaagctattaaatattaattaaaaaaaatatgtgtgtGTACCAGAGTACACAGgtaagaagtgaaacttctttatgacatatcatttttttactatttacaaCTTCACAGAAATTGGTTAGATGagacttaagaaaaaaaaaattttccggattaaattaaagctattttagtattatagacatgcataaaaataatatgagtaattcattttatcattgCTCTTATCTATAGTATTAAGagaatccgaacaaaaacagtttcactgtaaaaaagtcgcgccaagtccacgttcataagactattaggaaaaaaaaattttttttttctttacaaaaagatacaaaataaaaaaataaaaaaatccgagtaaccgatatgattgtttatgattttcggaaattaaaaaaaattttattgtaaatttaaaaattaaaaaaaaaattttagaacgtatttagtgtgcgcggttacaaaatattttacttttaatgaaattcgtaaaatctatttactaggactttaaaaaaattgaaatacacaatgacgcacaccaagtacgttctaaaattttttttttaatttttaaatttacaataaaattttttttaatttccgaaaatcataaacaatcatatcggttactcggattttttaatttttttattttgtatctttttgtaaagaaaaaaaaaaattttttttcctaatagtcttatgaacgtggacttggcgcgacttttttacagtgaaactgtttttgttcggattttagtattttttgtaattataatgaaaatttacaattgataacaacttaaatctcgtgttgactgcattttttactgcaaactatccgcttgaagctacagtttatgtagatgtaattctagtgcaccctggcggccatagatgcaagctgtgaatcacttttttttactgtagttgcgtgtctataggaaggattactacacatttttattttatctagtctgtggcgctgatattccccatcgaaaaaaagtcaggatcgaaatttctgggcttactatagtttgtgctgataaaatttaataattttaagtgaattaagtggtataattgattataattaattaatatcagtaaaataaagtataaattaattttataatatatcattttggaaaaaggagaaccatataattaaataaaattttgcaacctcgaaataccgttctgcttacagtaaacacagtcggtagtctggcgctccgtttacaacggatttgaacggaacttggcgccagattctaccgaatctgtggataagcgaaattttgtggccagtgtatttatatgataaaatgggttttcatggttaaatttggtctcgttggaaaaattttgacctggagttgtgcctttttaaggtttcatatcattctcaccaatagttagtttatgatgataagtactTAGGCTGTATTCGAAAAtgttctatctctagatacatagttaagaaatgaccctaGAGCCTAGATCTATTGACGTTAAAGAAGATATAAAGTTTCGAtgttcatcaagacctttcatttaagtacccacatcaatttttcatatatttatatgtattatatctatctatatatgaaaaatatatcaaaatgcatgtgggtactcacatgaaagctcttgatgagtgtaacatcgggatgagcttatatttttaaaaacgtcaatagttaaaaaagtacagtgtaatttaacaaaagtcattatttaataaagcaaaattttatttatttatagttcacaagtcacggcagtcacatagtgactgcaaggttgctagatataattattgtaattcatCAATTATGATCTCATCGTCATTACCATTGTTGTCATTTTTTAGATTCTgacattatttaatctaaaaattagttaatcagtttacaaaaattatataaagaactttaatattcatatttcatgccataacttattaaaaataattcaaagcagatatttaataacttactCAATCACACAAATTATGAGTAAATAATTGGAATTACCtcccgagtaaaaataaaaattgatttttaaaaaataaaatttttattcactgccgcaacaccgctgcactacagccGTTTAGAAGACAAAATCGCCGCAACACGAAATCTGTATTCTCGACTCGCATAACCGCAACACAGCTGCACGCTGCTTCCCTGATAGCCATCTtaacttaaacttttattcaatctactgccgaaatttgtagccaacttgatgaaaaaagttGCAAACCAAACGTTTTTACTTAAGTTGTCTACAAgttacagtgcaatttgacGTCAAGACTTGCAGTACAAGTATTTTATTCAAGTTGTAGTAAAATTGTAGTACAATTTAACTAAAAGTTCGgtgttaacttgtattcaaattggggctgtaaattgcattcaatttgtttacaactattgtactataaaaatttacggcAAACTTGATGTCAAGTTAACTGTAACTGCTGAAATGCAACTACTTTTAATCAAagcgtggctatcagggttgATGTTATtcaaatccgaacaaaaacagtttcactgtaaaaaaatcgcgccaagtccacgttcataagactattaagaaaaaaaaatttgtttttttctttacaaaaatatataaaataaaaaaattaaaaaatctaagtaaccgatatgattgtttatgattttcggaaattaaaaaaaattttgttacaaatttaaaaattaaaaaaaaagtttggaacgtatttagtgtgcgcggttgcaaaattaaaaaaaatttaaatacacaatgacgcacaccaagtacgttccaaaatttttttcttaatttttaaatttataacaattttttttaatttccgaaaatcataaacaatcatatcggttacttggatttttttatttttttattttatatatttttgtaaagaaaaaaacaaatttttttttctaaatagtcttatgaacgtggacttggcgcgattttttttacagtgaaactgtttttgttcggattttagtattttttgtaattataataaaaatttacaattagtaccaacttaattaaatctcgcgttggttgcattttttatagcaaactatccccttgaaactacagtttatataaaaataattccagcgcaccctggcgggtgtagatgcaagctgtgaaatatctttttttaactgtagtttcccatctaatgaaggattactatgcattctcgaattatttagtctgtggcagatcactttgctcatcgaaaaaaagtcaggatcgaaatttttgcgttgctatagtttgtgctgattaaatttaataatttcaagtagattaattgttataagtgaatataattaatttataacagtcaaataaagtatgaattactattataatatacaatttaggaaaaaaaagtaccgtagaattaaataaaattttgcaacctcaaaataccgttctgcttacagtaaacacagtcggtagtctggcgctccatttacagcagatttgaacggaacttggcgccagattctaccgaatctgtggattgtCGCCGCAACATCGCCGTAACACCCCTGCAACACTGCTGTACCCCAATGCTAAAGCATAgctacaatttcacaaaaaatggcatcataattaatttatcacgcaataattaattaataaataacttgaacataaattttaatgtaagacctattgTTTAATCTCCTTTTATTCAAATGCCTAATAttcaaacgaaaaaaaaatttttaatcaggcCAAAGTaccgcgaaattattgattctttttagtcgtattattgaagtatatttttaattctgtcCCCTGGGTTGAACAGAAGCGGCACGCCTATCGAaatacagtcgacgctctctgtattggacctctctgtatttgaccgctctctgtatttgaccacattcttcctctgtatttgacgattttacacagctcttatagacaaggacgagtcaaatacagagaatggtcctgtacgggcgagtcaaatacaaagagcgttgactgtaccctggaaaaattttatataatgatTAAACTGcgatgggattcgaacctgggtCGTCTGCATGAAAGTTTCGAACATTACCAACTGCGCTGCAAGTcgcatttaattaaaagaatttagtttagctatttgaatgatcaacaaatattttatttcaatgtatacGACATCATCAACGTTTCATCAAACGAAGGTAgtgcagcggtgttgcggcggtcgatcgaaatttattattttttagtagaaaataataatttaatttttactcgggACAGTGCAGCCGTGTTGCGGTGATGTTGCGGCaatcacaattttattatttcgtcACAGATTTGTTGCAGCTGTGTTTCGGCGGTGTTGCGGGATTTAAGAagtattttagaaatatttattacagtgCAGCTGTGTCGCGGTGGTGTTGcgacaattataatttttttattttatcacagATTTGTTGCGGCTGTGATGCGGCGCTGTTGCGGGCACTTAgccctgattaaaaatattgattgaaaagtattgggaATCAGTCACCCCATGtaaactgtatatctatatatacatgaaaaagaattgaaagtattcaaaagtattcaaatttcatcatttttaatccttttcaatcaatatttttaaccagGGAGACTCCGTACGGCGCTGTTGCGgctattttatgtttttactCGTGCTATTCATA
Coding sequences within it:
- the LOC123275483 gene encoding JNK-interacting protein 3 isoform X1: MDQETVYGTHEDNHVVMSEKVQSLAGSIYQEFERMIARYDEDVVKELMPLLVNVLECLDIAYTENQEHEVELELLREDNEQLVTQYEREKQLRKASDQKLLELEDVAEDERKELLSKIDSLESILKMLELKTKNSHDHGTIANTTSCYCPHRAQCHIVRLEEKEAELKREYSRLHDRYTELFKTHVDYMERTKMLVGSSERLENSTNNRGPNRLPGLNLANMSRSSGPLSYGFQSLEGSMNAEDIQEESPTQGTSLKSEMQDSSSEAVIETSDKSQLTDNPTQDNQVPSLSRPYIDESPETDVPPPAITTPTTPIIDKQVSTPSGRSRTEREQRSGNTLYQELSFQDADALGEMDEGADITGSWVHPGEYASSVNDNFFGMGKEVENLIMENNELLATKNALNIVKDDLIVKVDELTSEQEILRDEIRVHQQARERLRQKIATLEEELKKVKEEAEAAAKATKSDDEEDVPLAQRKRFTRVEMARVLMERNQYKERFMELQEAVRWTEMIRASKTDPASISGGKQSVWKFFSNLFTGPADRGSLHRNPHALPHIRYSAPTNQVVPAPPLDAMRRRTLKNRHEIFDQGDTIRHFSSSEKRVARLANERKEQYRQVRAHVRKEDGRLQAYGWSLPGKPSAPARQPVPVPVYCRPLQETEPGMKIWCGAGVNLSGGKTRDGGLAVGGSVFYADEAKETSVVKGEVEDAVEHLDKELQESEQRRLEAEHQDQQLSSLVWICTSTQKMSKVSVIDANNPADILQVFNVCQSHLLCIASVPGAKQSDYIHNTDDCSPRTMNGMGEIDLGNLKNANHNSDNLIIGEATTNSDTKNCQKTEDFIDRSQATSEGPSSLEEKPSDDSEKITDIDHSLNTEPQSLEATDGESVLIGKIHFVQSSIDNPSIKKEIDSNVPKANVDSDTTIEKMSSIQPTMWLGAQNGAIYVHSAVTQWSVCLHTVMLKDAVLGIVHIQGRVLVALADGTVVIFRRGSDGQWDLSKYHVITLGSPQHAIRCMTSVSGKTVWCGYRNKIHVIDPVLMTLECTVDAHPRRESQVRQLAWLGEGVWVSIRLDSTLRLYHAHTYQHLQDVDIEPYVSKMLGTGKLGFSFVRITALLISSNRLWIGTGNGVIISVPLSESAGGSLAVSRVQSVGSKSDAPGVGVRVFASEHGVTPGSFVPYCSMAHAQLSFHGHRDAVKMFVAVPGHGGQSAVSDGSQPAMLVLSGGEGYIDFRVGDGDETEEGLERTNVTVASHEEHSEQSHLIVWQVQSPIQING
- the LOC123275483 gene encoding JNK-interacting protein 3 isoform X8, whose translation is MDQETVYGTHEDNHVVMSEKVQSLAGSIYQEFERMIARYDEDVVKELMPLLVNVLECLDIAYTENQEHEVELELLREDNEQLVTQYEREKQLRKASDQKLLELEDVAEDERKELLSKIDSLESILKMLELKTKNSHDHGTIANTTSCYCPHRAQCHIVRLEEKEAELKREYSRLHDRYTELFKTHVDYMERTKMLVGSSERLENSTNNRGPNRLPGLNLANMSRSSGPLSYGFQSLEGSMNAEDIQEESPTQGTSLKSEMQDSSSEAVIETSDKSQLTDNPTQDNQVPSLSRPYIDESPETDVPPPAITTPTTPIIDKQVSTPSGRSRTEREQRSGNTLYQELSFQDADALGEMDEGADITGSWVHPGEYASSVNDNFFGMGKEVENLIMENNELLATKNALNIVKDDLIVKVDELTSEQEILRDEIRVHQQARERLRQKIATLEEELKKVKEEAEAAAKATKSDDEEDVPLAQRKRFTRVEMARVLMERNQYKERFMELQEAVRWTEMIRASKTDPASISGGKQSVWKFFSNLFTGPADRGSLHRNPHALPHIRYSAPTNQVVPAPPLDAMRRRTLKNRHEIFDQGDTIRHFSSSEKRVARLANERKEQYRQVRAHVRKEDGRLQAYGWSLPGKPSAPARQPVPVPVYCRPLQETEPGMKIWCGAGVNLSGGKTRDGGLAVGGSVFYADEAKETSVVKGEVEDAVEHLDKELQESEQRRLEAEHQDQQLSSLVWICTSTQKMSKVSVIDANNPADILQVFNVCQSHLLCIASVPGAKQSDYIHNTDDCSPRTMNGMGEIDLGNLKNANHNSDNLIIGEATTNSDTKNCQKTEDFIDRSQATSEGPSSLEEKPSDDSEKITDIDHSLNTEPQSLEATDGESVLIGKIHFVQSSIDNPSIKKEIDSNVPKANVDSDTTIEKMSSIQPTMWLGAQNGAIYVHSAVTQWSVCLHTVMLKDAVLGIVHIQGRVLVALADGTVVIFRRGSDGQWDLSKYHVITLGSPQHAIRCMTSVSGKTVWCGYRNKIHVIDPVLMTLEESVFSVPLTHTQDENHKSDN